The sequence ACGGCGCCGGCAGCCCGCAGGCTGGTTACTTCTTCGGCCGAGAACCCCCAGTCGGACAGGGCCTCGTCGGTGTGCTGCCCGGGGGCGGGCGGCGGGCCGGCAACCGCCGGCGGGGTCCGGCTGAACCGCGGGGCCGGAGCCGGCTGGACCACTCCGGCGACCTCCGTGAAGGTGCCGCGGTGGCGGATGTGGGGATGGTCCGGAGCCTCGCCCGGGTCGAGAACCGGGGCGAAGCAGACGCTGGTGCCGTCGAACGTGGCGCACCACTCGTCGCGGGTCCTGGTCCGGATCACCGCGGCGAGGCGCTCCTTCGTGGCCGGCCAGGACGACCGGTCGTCGGCGCCGGGATCGACGTCGGTCAGCTCCGCGAGCTGCCGGCGGGCCTTGGGGTCGATCGCCCCGAGCGAGAGGTACCGGCCGTCGGCCGTCTCGTAGGCGTCGTAGAACCAGGCGCCGCCGTCGAGGAGGTTGGTGCCCCGCTCCCCCCAGTCGCCGGCCGCCCGCAGGCCGTGGATCATCCCGGACAGCAGCGCGGCACCGTCGACCATGGCGGCGTCGACGACCTGCCCCTGGCCGGAGCGGGCGGACTCGAGCAGGGCGCACACGATGCCGAAGGCGAGCAGCAGCCCGCCCCCACCGAAGTCGCCCACGATGTTGACCGGCGGCACCGGCGGGACGCCCGGCCGCCCGACCATGGCCAGGGTGCCGGCGAGAGCGACGTAGTTGATGTCGCGCCCCGGCGCCTGCGCGTACGGGCCGTCCTGGCCCCACCCGGTCATCCGCCCGTAGACGAGTCCCGGCCGGCGGGCCAGGCAGTCGTCGGGCCCGAGCCCGAGCCGCTCGGTGACACCCGGGCGGAACCCCTCGATGAGCACCTCGGCGTGCTCGACCAGCCTGAGCACGGCCTCCCGCCCGTCGGCGTGCTTGAGGTCGATGCCCACCGACCGACGGCCGCGGGCGTTCACGTCCCAGGAGGGCGCCTCGGCACCGACGCTGTCGGCCCGGTCGACGCGGAGCACCTCGGCGCCCATGTCGGACAGCATCATGGCGGCGAACGGCCCGGGGCCGATGCCAGCCAGCTCGACGACGCGGTAGCCGCGCAGCACGCTCATACCGCCGCCGCCTCTGATAAGCGTGCGTTCACTCTGCAAGCCCTTCGATGCTCCGCCTCACGGGTCCCGACCTGGTCCTCGCCGGTGGGCCGACGCCCGGCCTCAGCTGCCCGCGGGCGCGGGGACGTCGAGGACGACGGCGGTGGCCATGCCGCCACCGGCGCACATCGCGGCGATCCCGATGCCGCCGCCGCGCCGGCGCAGCTCGTGGGTCATCGTGATGATCATCCGGGAGCCGCTCATGGCGACCGGGTGGCCGAGGCTGCACCCGCTGCCGGAGACGTTCACGATCGTGTCGTCGAGGCCGAGGATGCGGGTCGTGCCCACGGCGACCGAGGCGAACGCCTCGTTGATCTCCCACAGCGCGACGTCGCCGATCGTCAGGCCGGCCCGGTCCAGCACCTTCGGGATCGCGAGCGTCGGGGCCAGGCCGGTCTCCTCCGGCAGGACGCCCACCGAGGCCCAGGCCCGGATGACGCCCAGCGGCTCAAGCCCCTGCCGCTCGGCGAACTGGCTGTCCGCGAGCACCATCGCCGCGGCGCCGTCGTTGACGCCGGACGCGTTGCCGGCCGTGATGCTGAAGCCGTCGATCTCCGGGTGGATGGGCTTCAGCGCGGCCAGCCGCTCCAGCGTGGTCGTCCGCCGCGGGTGCTCGTCGACGGCGAACGTCAGCGTGGTGCCGTCGCGCCGCGCCACCTCCAGCGGGAAGATCTCCTCGGCGAAGCTGCCCGCGTCGATCGCCGCGACCGCCCGCTGGTGCGACCGCAGCGCCCAGGCGTCCATCTCCTCGCGGGTGAGGCCCGCCTGCACCGCCGCGTTCCAGCCGACGGTGATCGACATGTCCCGGCACGGCGCCTGGGGCGTCTCGGGGTGGCTGTAGGCGAGCCAGTCCTCGTCCCAGTCGTCGGTACCGGGAAACCGCCAGCGGACACGCGGCTTCGTGGAGGCCGACTGCACACCCCCGGCGATGACGACGCGGTCCATCCCGGAGCGGATCGACGCGGCAGCACTCTGCACGGCGGCGAGGCCGGAGGCGCAGTGCCGGTTGTGGGCGACGCCCGGT is a genomic window of Pseudofrankia inefficax containing:
- a CDS encoding CaiB/BaiF CoA transferase family protein, producing MSVLRGYRVVELAGIGPGPFAAMMLSDMGAEVLRVDRADSVGAEAPSWDVNARGRRSVGIDLKHADGREAVLRLVEHAEVLIEGFRPGVTERLGLGPDDCLARRPGLVYGRMTGWGQDGPYAQAPGRDINYVALAGTLAMVGRPGVPPVPPVNIVGDFGGGGLLLAFGIVCALLESARSGQGQVVDAAMVDGAALLSGMIHGLRAAGDWGERGTNLLDGGAWFYDAYETADGRYLSLGAIDPKARRQLAELTDVDPGADDRSSWPATKERLAAVIRTRTRDEWCATFDGTSVCFAPVLDPGEAPDHPHIRHRGTFTEVAGVVQPAPAPRFSRTPPAVAGPPPAPGQHTDEALSDWGFSAEEVTSLRAAGAVR
- a CDS encoding thiolase family protein yields the protein MSEAVIVATARTAIGTAYKGSLTEVSAFELGTRAVAEALDRSGVDPSLVDDVVLGESLYGGGDIARYAAVNAGIPQVPGVAHNRHCASGLAAVQSAAASIRSGMDRVVIAGGVQSASTKPRVRWRFPGTDDWDEDWLAYSHPETPQAPCRDMSITVGWNAAVQAGLTREEMDAWALRSHQRAVAAIDAGSFAEEIFPLEVARRDGTTLTFAVDEHPRRTTTLERLAALKPIHPEIDGFSITAGNASGVNDGAAAMVLADSQFAERQGLEPLGVIRAWASVGVLPEETGLAPTLAIPKVLDRAGLTIGDVALWEINEAFASVAVGTTRILGLDDTIVNVSGSGCSLGHPVAMSGSRMIITMTHELRRRGGGIGIAAMCAGGGMATAVVLDVPAPAGS